In the Hordeum vulgare subsp. vulgare chromosome 7H, MorexV3_pseudomolecules_assembly, whole genome shotgun sequence genome, one interval contains:
- the LOC123412371 gene encoding putative wall-associated receptor kinase-like 16, with product MARPGCPDRCGNVSIPYPFGTGKGCFQEPFSVTCNESRAYLASTGVRVLDINLTFGEVRVQNPKIASQCNYTNGTNSTSLAGLSLDPFHTVSNTKNKLISIGCSMLGMIVGVTKGKNQLELPIVNSCFSYCTDASSVDDSTECAGMGCCQTPLPGNISSFNTTSTPVPTVYNATIQSFSPCSYSFIAEVDSFKFDRSYASSTNFRTKYTEGFPLVLDWVVGNGSCSEATRIGSQNACQAVNSECINVSNGPGYRCNCAQGYAGNPYLQGGCRDINECEHPNMPLYPCKGFRSDDPKSIPCVRADSNKALKVALGTSAGVVFLIVCVFALRAEYQKRKLAKEKERFFEQNGGQILYHEIMSKQVDTLKIFTQEDLKKATSGFDESREVGKGGHGTVYKGILKDSKEVAVKRSKIMNVAETDEFVHEIIILSQINHRNVVRLLGCCLEVEVPMLVYEFIPNGTLFQFIHRNYGSPPPSLDTRLRVAQESAEALAYLHLSMNQPIVHGDVKSMNILLDENYMAKVTDFGASRMLPKDEVQFMTLVQGTMGYLDPEYMQERKLTEKSDVYSFGVVLLELITGKTAIYHDGPKEAKNLASSFLLAMKDGSLDDILDASIVGDGMETLLGEVAEMASMCLSTRGKERPSMTQVADKLKALRSTWMEKLVLEHGKIDRLVAGSSPADLMLCVPPSPSVFSTGAQISEVGIETPR from the exons ATGGCACGGCCTGGCTGCCCAGACAGGTGTGGTAACGTCAGCATCCCGTACCCGTTCGGCACTGGAAAGGGCTGCTTCCAAGAACCCTTCAGTGTTACATGCAATGAGAGCAGGGCATATCTGGCCTCAACCGGAGTTAGGGTACTAGACATCAACCTTACCTTTGGTGAGGTTCGTGTTCAGAACCCAAAGATAGCATCGCAATGCAACTACACCAACGGCACCAACAGCACCAGTTTGGCTGGCTTAAGTCTTGATCCTTTTCATACGGtttccaacaccaagaacaagtTGATATCGATCGGGTGTAGTATGCTTGGAATGATCGTAGGAGTGACCAAGGGCAAGAACCAGCTTGAGTTACCCATTGTCAACTCATGCTTTTCATACTGCACTGACGCAAGTAGCGTCGACGATAGCACAGAGTGCGCTGGCATGGGTTGCTGCCAGACCCCCCTTCCAGGAAACATCAGCTCCTTCAACACCACATCTACGCCAGTACCAACTGTATACAACGCTACCATCCAGTCTTTCAGCCCATGCAGCTACTCATTCATCGCTGAGGTGGACTCGTTCAAGTTTGATCGTTCATATGCCAGCTCTACAAATTTCAGAACTAAATATACGGAGGGGTTTCCTTTGGTACTTGATTGGGTTGTTGGTAATGGAAGTTGTTCAGAAGCTACCAGGATTGGGTCACAGAATGCCTGCCAAGCCGTGAATAGCGAATGCATTAATGTGTCCAATGGCCCTGGTTACCGCTGCAACTGCGCTCAAGGTTATGCGGGTAATCCTTACCTACAAGGAGGATGCCGAG ACATCAATGAGTGCGAACATCCAAACATGCCCTTGTATCCTTGCAAAG GATTCAGGAGCGATGATCCAAAAAGTATACCCTGTGTTCGAGCTGACTCAAACAAAGCTCTGAAGGTGGCCTTAG GCACATCCGCTGGTGTAGTCTTCCTCATAGTTTGCGTGTTTGCTCTACGGGCTGAGTATCAGAAAAGGAAGCTGGCAAAAGAGAAGGAAAGATTCTTCGAACAGAATGGTGGTCAGATATTGTACCATGAAATTATGTCAAAACAAGTCGATACATTGAAGATATTCACGCAGGAAGATCTGAAGAAGGCTACAAGCGGTTTTGACGAGAGCAGAGAAGTGGGCAAGGGGGGTCACGGCACAGTGTACAAGGGCATTCTTAAGGATAGCAAGGAAGTAGCCGTGAAGCGCTCAAAGATCATGAACGTGGCCGAAACTGACGAATTTGTGCACGAGATTATCATCCTTTCACAGATCAACCACCGGAATGTGGTCAGGCTTCTAGGGTGCTGCTTAGAGGTGGAAGTTCCGATGCTGGTCTATGAATTCATCCCTAATGGCACTCTCTTTCAGTTTATCCATCGTAACTACGGAAGTCCACCTCCCTCGCTGGACACCCGTCTCAGGGTCGCACAGGAATCCGCTGAAGCACTGGCGTATCTGCATCTGTCCATGAACCAACCTATAGTACACGGAGATGTCAAGTCTATGAACATTCTCTTGGACGAGAACTACATGGCGAAAGTGACCGACTTTGGGGCGTCAAGGATGCTCCCCAAGGACGAGGTTCAGTTCATGACATTAGTGCAGGGCACCATGGGCTACCTGGACCCTGAGTACATGCAGGAGAGGAAGCTAACAGAGAAGAGCGATGTTTACAGCTTTGGCGTCGTGCTTCTGGAACTGATCACGGGGAAAACAGCCATTTACCACGACGGCCCCAAGGAAGCCAAGAACCTCGCATCGTCCTTCCTGCTCGCGATGAAGGATGGGAGCCTTGATGACATCCTGGACGCGAGCATAGTGGGCGACGGGATGGAGACGCTGCTGGGAGAAGTCGCCGAGATGGCGAGTATGTGCTTGAGCACCAGGGGGAAAGAGAGACCTTCCATGACCCAGGTGGCTGACAAGCTGAAGGCTCTGCGAAGCACGTGGATGGAGAAACTGGTGCTCGAGCATGGGAAAATAGATCGTCTGGTCGCTGGCTCCTCGCCTGCAGATTTAATGCTTTGCGTTCCTCCGTCGCCGAGCGTGTTTTCGACTGGGGCCCAGATATCTGAAGTAGGTATAGAGACACCCAGATGA